Proteins encoded in a region of the Carassius gibelio isolate Cgi1373 ecotype wild population from Czech Republic chromosome B5, carGib1.2-hapl.c, whole genome shotgun sequence genome:
- the LOC127958851 gene encoding small G protein signaling modulator 1 isoform X1, which translates to MATTTAEAETRQRLLRNVKKEVKQIMEEAVTRKFVHEDSSHIVSFCAAVEACVLHGLKRRAAGFLRSNKIAALFTKVGKSFPPAEELCRKAQELELVFESKRSQSLSYSESTRKMPKVLNFSPQAVRHVWIHTALIEKVLDKIVLYLVENSSKFYEKEAILMDPVDGPILASLLVGPCALEYTKMKTADHFWTDPSADELVQRHRIHSGHCRQDSPTKRPALCIQKRHSSSSMDERPSPSPSARDYVESLHQNSRATLLFGKNNVLVQPRDDMEAIPGYLSLHQTADCMTLKWTPNQLMNGSMGDLDYEKSVYWDYAMTIRLEEIVYLHCHQQVDCGGTVVLVSQDGIQRPPLRFPRGGHLLQFLSCLENGLLPHGQLDPPLWSQRGKGKIFPKLKKRCPQGSSDSVSDKEEEEATDYVFRIVFPNSQSEFVTFTQSSHLSLGTVRLARSLSLNSRGLCLPKRQTLVMPKRHCSSPGESPSSPELSLAPELMDQGSNMWHPTPRKSSCSSCSQSSFSDGAPPNGCNHERAPLKLLCDNMKNQIISRAFYGWLAYCRHLSTVRTHLSGLVNHSIVEPDVPSDAYGGLTTEVWQKFLQDCSTIEEKELLRLVYFGGVEPSLRKEVWPFLLGHYQFGMSEADRKEVDEQMRASYEQTMSEWLRCEAIVRQREKEQHAVALAKCSSGASIDSVTQRIMHRDSTVSNESSQSCSSGRQRDSRLQSDSSSSTQFFTSQNPFPWSSFLPFGLFFQVFESVEEVDQIESEPKCEDAKQVSKISNGTPQNGTSSPDSGLPSSRNFSITSGHSDSLSTEDSGIHDPSLKAQPQLAVSKERFASSSGEVTEEEKSKKATESLSDKMSEVETEGLRMARDAFEAPAAVRSHMTKMEAGDSPERTLTSENEALAEIPKVTEVEESTPSEQKMNENPVSVDTERSHMGIKDIIAIPEEPLATKDHKVSDALEHKVIADILVSVSKDDDTEKETNQLNKAKDHKTCIDDANDFSGTQRALKPSDEKENKTSELPSGAGTTVKRKATSFLPKTIGTELRERTDDSKKSTHKEMQRKAPVIEETVVPLVHEAFSTREMGEAQDATESDESPSAIQMEEIPTAKVSMVWERKSSPKRKASERTAVAVLELRLEEAHGKPSSEGMDSEEPEMESLCPQLDSLAVNAEKNEATAPVAYIGTTCSQELLDLYTLNLHRIDKDVQRCDRNYWYFTPANLEKLRNIMCSYIWQHLEIGYVQGMCDLLAPLLVILDDEAMAFSCFTELMKRMNQNFPHGGAMDKHFANMRSLIQILDAELFELMHQNGDYTHFYFCYRWFLLDFKRELVYDDVFAVWEVIWAAKCVSSSHFGLFIALSLVEIYRDIILENNMDFTDIIKFFNEMAEHHNIKQILTLARDLVCKVQTLIENK; encoded by the exons ctgCTGTTGAAGCCTGTGTGCTTCATGGGTTGAAGCGGAGAGCTGCTGGTTTCTTGCGAAGCAACAAGATAGCTGCGCTCTTCACCAAAGTGGGCAAAAGCTTCCCTCCAGCTGAAGAGCTGTGCAGAAAAGCCCAGGAGCTGGAACTGGTCTTTGAGAGCAA ACGAAGTCAGTCTCTCTCATACAGCGAAAGCACCCGTAAGATGCCCAAAGTCCTAAACTTCTCACCTCAGGCCGTCAGACATGTGTGGATCCACACCGCACTCATTGAGAAAGTGCTAGACAAGATCGTGCTGTACCTGGTGGAAAACAGCAG TAAGTTTTATGAGAAGGAAGCTATCCTAATGGACCCTGTGGATGGCCCTATCCTTGCCTCTTTGTTAG TGGGCCCATGTGCATTGGAGTACACTAAAATGAAGACGGCAGATCATTTCTGGACGGATCCTTCAGCTGACGAGTTGGTGCAAAGGCATCGTATTCACAGTGGCCATTGCCGACAAGACTCTCCTACAAAGAGACCTGCCCTCTGT atTCAGAAAAGACACTCCAGTAGTAGTATGGATGAAAGGCCATCTCCCTCCCCCTCTGCCAGAGACTACGTGGAGTCTCTTCATCAGAATTCCAGAGCGACCCTCCTGTTCGGCAAGAACAACGTTCTGGTGCAGCCG AGGGATGATATGGAAGCAATCCCAGGGTACCTCTCTCTCCACCAGACGGCTGACTGCATGACTCTGAAATGGACGCCAAATCAGCTAATGAACGGCTCCATGGGAGATCTCGACTATGAGAAGAG TGTTTACTGGGACTATGCCATGACCATCCGCCTGGAGGAGATTGTGTACTTGCACTGTCATCAGCAGG TGGACTGTGGGGGAACAGTGGTTCTGGTTAGTCAGGATGGGATTCAAAGGCCACCGCTTCGTTTTCCCCGCGGTGGTCACCTCCTACAGTTCCTCTCCTGTCTGGAAAATGGGCTGCTGCCTCACGGACAGTTAGACCCGCCGCTTTGGTCCCAGAGAGGAAAG GGTAAAATATTTCCTAAGCTAAAGAAGAGATGTCCACAGGGATCCTCAGACTCTGTCTCAGAcaaagaagaggaagaagcaaCCGATTATGTCTTCCGCATTGTTTTCCCAAACAGCCAGTCAGAATTTG TGACTTTTACCCAGTCCTCCCATCTCTCACTGGGTACTGTCCGCCTGGCCCGATCTCTCTCCCTGAACTCGAGAGGGCTGTGTCTTCCTAAACGGCAGACGCTGGTGATGCCAAAGCGCCACTGCAGCTCCCCGGGAGAGTCTCCATCCTCCCCTGAGCTCAGCT TGGCACCAGAATTGATGGATCAGGGATCAAACATGTGGCACCCAACACCAAGGAAATCATCTTGCTCTTCCTGCTCACAGAGTAGTTTCTCTGATGGAGCACCGCCCAATGGATGCAATCATGAAAG GGCCCCTCTGAAGTTGCTGTGTGACAACATGAAGAACCAAATCATCTCTCGGGCTTTCTATGGAT GGCTGGCGTACTGCCGTCACCTGTCCACGGTACGCACTCACCTGTCTGGCCTTGTCAATCACTCTATTGTGGAGCCAGATGTGCCCAGTGATGCCTATGGAGGCCTCACGACAGAAGTGTGGCAGAAGTTTCTTCAAGATTGCAGT ACTATTGAGGAGAAGGAGTTGCTGCGGCTAGTTTATTTCGGTGGAGTTGAGCCTTCTTTGCGAAAGGAGGTCTGGCCTTTCCTGCTGGGTCATTACCAATTTGGGATGTCTGAGGCTGACAGAAAAGAG GTGGATGAGCAGATGCGGGCAAGCTACGAGCAGACAATGAGCGAATGGCTGCGGTGTGAGGCCATTGttagacagagagaaaaagaacagCACGCTGTGGCGTTAGCCAAGTGTTCGTCTGGGGCGAGTATAGACAGCGTCACACAGAGAATAATGCACCGTGACTCCACCGTCAGTAATGAG TCCTCGCAGAGCTGTAGTTCAGGCAGGCAAAGAGATTCCAGGCTGCAGAGCGACTCCAGCAGCAGTACTCAA TTCTTCACTTCCCAAAACCCCTTCCCCTGGAGTAGCTTTCTTCCGTTTGGTTTGTTTTTCCAGGTGTTTGAGTCTGTAGAAGAAGTCGACCAGATCGAGTCCGAACCCAAGTGTGAAGACGCAAAACAGGTTTCCAAAATCTCAAATGGAACACCGCAAAATGGCACAAGTTCTCCAGACTCCGGTCTACCCTCTTCCAGAAACTTCTCCATTACTTCTGGTCACTCAGACTCTTTGAGCACAGAGGACAGTGGGATACATGACCCAAGCCTTAAAGCTCAACCACAGCTAGCAGTATCAAAGGAGAGATTTGCGAGTTCATCTGGTGAGGTGACTGAGGAAG AGAAAAGCAAGAAGGCCACAGAGAGCCTTTCCGATAAAATGTCAGAGGTGGAGACTGAGGGGCTGAGGATGGCTCGAGATGCCTTTGAGGCTCCTGCAGCAGTTCGCAGCCACATGACCAAAATGGAAGCGGGCGACTCTCCAGAGAGGACTTTGACATCAGAAAATGAAGCACTGGCAGAAATTCCCAAAGTGACAGAGGTCGAGGAATCCACTCCTTCAGAGCAGAAGATGAATGAGAATCCGGTAAGTGTGGACACTGAAAGGTCCCACATGGGAATTAAAGATATCATAGCAATCCCAGAGGAACCTTTGGCAACAAAAGATCATAAGGTATCAGATGCACTTGAGCATAAGGTTATAGCTGACATACTGGTGTCTGTTTCAAAGGACGATGATACAGAGAAAGAAACCAATCAATTAAACAAAGCTAAAGACCACAAGACATGCATAGATGACGCCAATGATTTTAGTGGCACACAAAGAGCTTTAAAACCAagtgatgagaaagaaaacaagacCAGTGAGTTACCCAGTGGAGCTGGAACAACAGTAAAGAGGAAAGCAACATCATTTCTCCCAAAAACCATTGGTACAGAGCTAAGAGAAAGAACGGATGATTCAAAGAAGAGCACACATAAAGAAATGCAGAGGAAAGCTCCAGTAATTGAAGAGACGGTGGTCCCATTGGTGCATGAAGCTTTTAGCACAAGAGAGATGGGTGAAGCCCAAGATGCAACTGAGTCAGACGAGTCTCCCTCTGCAATTCAAATGGAAGAGATTCCTACAGCTAAAGTGTCCATGGTTTGGGAAAGGAAGAGTTCACCTAAAAGGAAGGCTAGTGAGCGGACAGCTGTAGCTGTGTTGGAGCTCAGGCTGGAGGAAGCTCATGGAAAGCCCAGCTCTGAAGGAATGGACTCTGAGGAGCCAGAGATGGAGAGTCTTTGCCCACAGCTGGATTCACTGGCTGTAAACGCTGAGAAGAATGAAGCTACCGCTCCAGTTGCCTATATAGGCACCACTTGTTCT CAAGAGCTTTTGGACCTGTACACTCTAAATCTGCATCGCATTGATAAAGACGTTCAGCGCTGTGACCGAAATTACTGGTATTTTACTCCTGCTAACTTGGAAAAATTGCGCAACATCATGTGCAG TTATATCTGGCAGCACCTGGAAATTGGATATGTCCAGGGCATGTGTGACCTGCTCGCTCCCTTGCTAGTTATTCTAGATGATG AGGCCATGGCTTTTAGTTGTTTCACTGAACTAATGAAAAGGATGAATCAAAATTTTCCTCATGGAGGTGCGATGGACAAACACTTTGCCAATATGAGATCTCTCATCCAG ATTCTAGACGCAGAGCTGTTTGAGCTAATGCATCAGAACGGAGACTACACACACTTCTACTTCTGCTATCGCTGGTTTCTTCTTGACTTTAAAAGAG AGTTGGTGTATGATGATGTGTTTGCTGTTTGGGAGGTCATCTGGGCGGCTAAGTGTGTCTCCTCCAGTCATTTTGGGCTCTTCATTGCACTTTCATTGGTGGAGATATACAGAGACATCATACTAGAAAACAATATGGACTTCACAGACATCATCAAGTTTTTCAATG AAATGGCTGAGCATCACAATATCAAGCAAATTCTGACTCTGGCTCGAGACCTGGTTTGCAAAGTGCAGACGCTTATAGAGAACAAGTAA
- the LOC127958851 gene encoding small G protein signaling modulator 1 isoform X3: MATTTAEAETRQRLLRNVKKEVKQIMEEAVTRKFVHEDSSHIVSFCAAVEACVLHGLKRRAAGFLRSNKIAALFTKVGKSFPPAEELCRKAQELELVFESKRSQSLSYSESTRKMPKVLNFSPQAVRHVWIHTALIEKVLDKIVLYLVENSSKFYEKEAILMDPVDGPILASLLVGPCALEYTKMKTADHFWTDPSADELVQRHRIHSGHCRQDSPTKRPALCIQKRHSSSSMDERPSPSPSARDYVESLHQNSRATLLFGKNNVLVQPRDDMEAIPGYLSLHQTADCMTLKWTPNQLMNGSMGDLDYEKSVYWDYAMTIRLEEIVYLHCHQQVDCGGTVVLVSQDGIQRPPLRFPRGGHLLQFLSCLENGLLPHGQLDPPLWSQRGKGKIFPKLKKRCPQGSSDSVSDKEEEEATDYVFRIVFPNSQSEFVTFTQSSHLSLGTVRLARSLSLNSRGLCLPKRQTLVMPKRHCSSPGESPSSPELSLAPELMDQGSNMWHPTPRKSSCSSCSQSSFSDGAPPNGCNHERAPLKLLCDNMKNQIISRAFYGWLAYCRHLSTVRTHLSGLVNHSIVEPDVPSDAYGGLTTEVWQKFLQDCSTIEEKELLRLVYFGGVEPSLRKEVWPFLLGHYQFGMSEADRKEVDEQMRASYEQTMSEWLRCEAIVRQREKEQHAVALAKCSSGASIDSVTQRIMHRDSTVSNESSQSCSSGRQRDSRLQSDSSSSTQFFTSQNPFPWSSFLPFGLFFQVFESVEEVDQIESEPKCEDAKQVSKISNGTPQNGTSSPDSGLPSSRNFSITSGHSDSLSTEDSGIHDPSLKAQPQLAVSKERFASSSGEVTEEEKSKKATESLSDKMSEVETEGLRMARDAFEAPAAVRSHMTKMEAGDSPERTLTSENEALAEIPKVTEVEESTPSEQKMNENPDDDTEKETNQLNKAKDHKTCIDDANDFSGTQRALKPSDEKENKTSELPSGAGTTVKRKATSFLPKTIGTELRERTDDSKKSTHKEMQRKAPVIEETVVPLVHEAFSTREMGEAQDATESDESPSAIQMEEIPTAKVSMVWERKSSPKRKASERTAVAVLELRLEEAHGKPSSEGMDSEEPEMESLCPQLDSLAVNAEKNEATAPVAYIGTTCSQELLDLYTLNLHRIDKDVQRCDRNYWYFTPANLEKLRNIMCSYIWQHLEIGYVQGMCDLLAPLLVILDDEAMAFSCFTELMKRMNQNFPHGGAMDKHFANMRSLIQILDAELFELMHQNGDYTHFYFCYRWFLLDFKRELVYDDVFAVWEVIWAAKCVSSSHFGLFIALSLVEIYRDIILENNMDFTDIIKFFNEMAEHHNIKQILTLARDLVCKVQTLIENK, encoded by the exons ctgCTGTTGAAGCCTGTGTGCTTCATGGGTTGAAGCGGAGAGCTGCTGGTTTCTTGCGAAGCAACAAGATAGCTGCGCTCTTCACCAAAGTGGGCAAAAGCTTCCCTCCAGCTGAAGAGCTGTGCAGAAAAGCCCAGGAGCTGGAACTGGTCTTTGAGAGCAA ACGAAGTCAGTCTCTCTCATACAGCGAAAGCACCCGTAAGATGCCCAAAGTCCTAAACTTCTCACCTCAGGCCGTCAGACATGTGTGGATCCACACCGCACTCATTGAGAAAGTGCTAGACAAGATCGTGCTGTACCTGGTGGAAAACAGCAG TAAGTTTTATGAGAAGGAAGCTATCCTAATGGACCCTGTGGATGGCCCTATCCTTGCCTCTTTGTTAG TGGGCCCATGTGCATTGGAGTACACTAAAATGAAGACGGCAGATCATTTCTGGACGGATCCTTCAGCTGACGAGTTGGTGCAAAGGCATCGTATTCACAGTGGCCATTGCCGACAAGACTCTCCTACAAAGAGACCTGCCCTCTGT atTCAGAAAAGACACTCCAGTAGTAGTATGGATGAAAGGCCATCTCCCTCCCCCTCTGCCAGAGACTACGTGGAGTCTCTTCATCAGAATTCCAGAGCGACCCTCCTGTTCGGCAAGAACAACGTTCTGGTGCAGCCG AGGGATGATATGGAAGCAATCCCAGGGTACCTCTCTCTCCACCAGACGGCTGACTGCATGACTCTGAAATGGACGCCAAATCAGCTAATGAACGGCTCCATGGGAGATCTCGACTATGAGAAGAG TGTTTACTGGGACTATGCCATGACCATCCGCCTGGAGGAGATTGTGTACTTGCACTGTCATCAGCAGG TGGACTGTGGGGGAACAGTGGTTCTGGTTAGTCAGGATGGGATTCAAAGGCCACCGCTTCGTTTTCCCCGCGGTGGTCACCTCCTACAGTTCCTCTCCTGTCTGGAAAATGGGCTGCTGCCTCACGGACAGTTAGACCCGCCGCTTTGGTCCCAGAGAGGAAAG GGTAAAATATTTCCTAAGCTAAAGAAGAGATGTCCACAGGGATCCTCAGACTCTGTCTCAGAcaaagaagaggaagaagcaaCCGATTATGTCTTCCGCATTGTTTTCCCAAACAGCCAGTCAGAATTTG TGACTTTTACCCAGTCCTCCCATCTCTCACTGGGTACTGTCCGCCTGGCCCGATCTCTCTCCCTGAACTCGAGAGGGCTGTGTCTTCCTAAACGGCAGACGCTGGTGATGCCAAAGCGCCACTGCAGCTCCCCGGGAGAGTCTCCATCCTCCCCTGAGCTCAGCT TGGCACCAGAATTGATGGATCAGGGATCAAACATGTGGCACCCAACACCAAGGAAATCATCTTGCTCTTCCTGCTCACAGAGTAGTTTCTCTGATGGAGCACCGCCCAATGGATGCAATCATGAAAG GGCCCCTCTGAAGTTGCTGTGTGACAACATGAAGAACCAAATCATCTCTCGGGCTTTCTATGGAT GGCTGGCGTACTGCCGTCACCTGTCCACGGTACGCACTCACCTGTCTGGCCTTGTCAATCACTCTATTGTGGAGCCAGATGTGCCCAGTGATGCCTATGGAGGCCTCACGACAGAAGTGTGGCAGAAGTTTCTTCAAGATTGCAGT ACTATTGAGGAGAAGGAGTTGCTGCGGCTAGTTTATTTCGGTGGAGTTGAGCCTTCTTTGCGAAAGGAGGTCTGGCCTTTCCTGCTGGGTCATTACCAATTTGGGATGTCTGAGGCTGACAGAAAAGAG GTGGATGAGCAGATGCGGGCAAGCTACGAGCAGACAATGAGCGAATGGCTGCGGTGTGAGGCCATTGttagacagagagaaaaagaacagCACGCTGTGGCGTTAGCCAAGTGTTCGTCTGGGGCGAGTATAGACAGCGTCACACAGAGAATAATGCACCGTGACTCCACCGTCAGTAATGAG TCCTCGCAGAGCTGTAGTTCAGGCAGGCAAAGAGATTCCAGGCTGCAGAGCGACTCCAGCAGCAGTACTCAA TTCTTCACTTCCCAAAACCCCTTCCCCTGGAGTAGCTTTCTTCCGTTTGGTTTGTTTTTCCAGGTGTTTGAGTCTGTAGAAGAAGTCGACCAGATCGAGTCCGAACCCAAGTGTGAAGACGCAAAACAGGTTTCCAAAATCTCAAATGGAACACCGCAAAATGGCACAAGTTCTCCAGACTCCGGTCTACCCTCTTCCAGAAACTTCTCCATTACTTCTGGTCACTCAGACTCTTTGAGCACAGAGGACAGTGGGATACATGACCCAAGCCTTAAAGCTCAACCACAGCTAGCAGTATCAAAGGAGAGATTTGCGAGTTCATCTGGTGAGGTGACTGAGGAAG AGAAAAGCAAGAAGGCCACAGAGAGCCTTTCCGATAAAATGTCAGAGGTGGAGACTGAGGGGCTGAGGATGGCTCGAGATGCCTTTGAGGCTCCTGCAGCAGTTCGCAGCCACATGACCAAAATGGAAGCGGGCGACTCTCCAGAGAGGACTTTGACATCAGAAAATGAAGCACTGGCAGAAATTCCCAAAGTGACAGAGGTCGAGGAATCCACTCCTTCAGAGCAGAAGATGAATGAGAATCCG GACGATGATACAGAGAAAGAAACCAATCAATTAAACAAAGCTAAAGACCACAAGACATGCATAGATGACGCCAATGATTTTAGTGGCACACAAAGAGCTTTAAAACCAagtgatgagaaagaaaacaagacCAGTGAGTTACCCAGTGGAGCTGGAACAACAGTAAAGAGGAAAGCAACATCATTTCTCCCAAAAACCATTGGTACAGAGCTAAGAGAAAGAACGGATGATTCAAAGAAGAGCACACATAAAGAAATGCAGAGGAAAGCTCCAGTAATTGAAGAGACGGTGGTCCCATTGGTGCATGAAGCTTTTAGCACAAGAGAGATGGGTGAAGCCCAAGATGCAACTGAGTCAGACGAGTCTCCCTCTGCAATTCAAATGGAAGAGATTCCTACAGCTAAAGTGTCCATGGTTTGGGAAAGGAAGAGTTCACCTAAAAGGAAGGCTAGTGAGCGGACAGCTGTAGCTGTGTTGGAGCTCAGGCTGGAGGAAGCTCATGGAAAGCCCAGCTCTGAAGGAATGGACTCTGAGGAGCCAGAGATGGAGAGTCTTTGCCCACAGCTGGATTCACTGGCTGTAAACGCTGAGAAGAATGAAGCTACCGCTCCAGTTGCCTATATAGGCACCACTTGTTCT CAAGAGCTTTTGGACCTGTACACTCTAAATCTGCATCGCATTGATAAAGACGTTCAGCGCTGTGACCGAAATTACTGGTATTTTACTCCTGCTAACTTGGAAAAATTGCGCAACATCATGTGCAG TTATATCTGGCAGCACCTGGAAATTGGATATGTCCAGGGCATGTGTGACCTGCTCGCTCCCTTGCTAGTTATTCTAGATGATG AGGCCATGGCTTTTAGTTGTTTCACTGAACTAATGAAAAGGATGAATCAAAATTTTCCTCATGGAGGTGCGATGGACAAACACTTTGCCAATATGAGATCTCTCATCCAG ATTCTAGACGCAGAGCTGTTTGAGCTAATGCATCAGAACGGAGACTACACACACTTCTACTTCTGCTATCGCTGGTTTCTTCTTGACTTTAAAAGAG AGTTGGTGTATGATGATGTGTTTGCTGTTTGGGAGGTCATCTGGGCGGCTAAGTGTGTCTCCTCCAGTCATTTTGGGCTCTTCATTGCACTTTCATTGGTGGAGATATACAGAGACATCATACTAGAAAACAATATGGACTTCACAGACATCATCAAGTTTTTCAATG AAATGGCTGAGCATCACAATATCAAGCAAATTCTGACTCTGGCTCGAGACCTGGTTTGCAAAGTGCAGACGCTTATAGAGAACAAGTAA